A DNA window from Paraburkholderia sp. PGU19 contains the following coding sequences:
- a CDS encoding ABC transporter substrate-binding protein: MLSTGSIGRTGNGHDGAYAAGGEIAVIVKTVNSNYWQNVQKGAKTAVGEAKGYTMTFQGPAAESAIADEVNMVENAVNRKVAGIVLAPSDPDALVPAIKKAWEAHIPVVLIDSSLSDAGKQYYQSFLSTDNEKAGEMCAKALIDRVGQNGKIAIMSYVPGAGSEIGRVGGFRKYIEAHSKLQIVGPYYSQSQMATALNQTTDVLSANPDLKGIFGANEPTAVGMGRALKQSGKADKLVAVGFDGNQDLQDFVRGGTIQAIAVQGSYQMGYKGIQTVVNVIEHKPVPKQVDTGVVLVDKQNLDSQDAKNVLY, from the coding sequence ATGTTATCTACTGGCAGTATCGGCCGTACTGGTAACGGCCACGATGGGGCGTACGCCGCAGGTGGCGAGATTGCCGTGATTGTAAAGACCGTCAACTCCAACTATTGGCAGAACGTCCAGAAAGGCGCGAAAACCGCCGTTGGCGAAGCCAAGGGTTACACGATGACTTTCCAGGGACCGGCGGCAGAATCGGCCATCGCGGACGAAGTCAACATGGTTGAGAACGCTGTCAACCGCAAGGTAGCGGGAATTGTCCTCGCACCGTCTGACCCGGACGCGCTCGTCCCCGCAATCAAGAAAGCATGGGAAGCCCACATACCCGTCGTGCTGATCGACTCGTCGCTGTCAGATGCCGGCAAGCAGTATTACCAGTCGTTCCTCTCCACTGACAACGAGAAAGCCGGGGAAATGTGTGCAAAGGCGCTGATTGATCGGGTCGGGCAGAACGGAAAGATCGCGATCATGTCTTACGTGCCCGGTGCCGGGTCGGAGATCGGACGGGTGGGCGGATTTCGTAAATACATCGAAGCGCACTCGAAACTGCAGATCGTAGGCCCGTACTACTCGCAGTCGCAAATGGCCACTGCACTCAATCAGACAACCGACGTGCTTTCAGCGAATCCCGACCTGAAGGGCATTTTCGGCGCAAACGAGCCGACCGCCGTTGGCATGGGACGCGCGCTAAAACAGTCCGGGAAGGCCGACAAGCTGGTTGCCGTCGGGTTTGACGGGAACCAGGATTTGCAGGATTTCGTGCGCGGCGGCACCATTCAGGCCATAGCCGTTCAGGGATCCTATCAAATGGGATACAAGGGCATCCAGACGGTCGTGAACGTCATCGAGCATAAACCTGTCCCCAAGCAGGTCGACACGGGCGTCGTATTGGTCGACAAGCAGAACCTCGACTCACAGGATGCCAAAAACGTCTTGTACTGA
- a CDS encoding sugar ABC transporter ATP-binding protein, with product MHSELPRDAAECRDHADGAILRLEGIGKRFPGVVALEGIHLDLRCGEVHAICGENGAGKSTLMKIISGQYQPDEGVIHYRGEPTRFASTSHAQAAGIAIIHQELNLVPHLTVAENLYLAREPKRGPFVDSRKLNADAARCLARVGLNVSPATPLGALSIAQQQMVEIAKALSLDAHVLIMDEPTSSLTESETVQLFRIIKELRAAGRAILYISHRLDEMAHIVDRVTVLRDGRHISTDDFSALSVNDIVARMVGRSLDDAYPPRQSKPSDVVLLSVRNLRRDGVFGPVSFDLRRGEILGFAGLMGAGRTEIARAIFGADRLDDGTIALHGQMVTIRSPREAIRHGIAYLSEDRKQDGLALSMSVAANITLANVRGVSSRSGFLRFGEEAAIARRYVQDLAIRTPSVDQVVRNLSGGNQQKVVIGKWLYRGSKILFFDEPTRGIDVGAKFAIYGLMDRLAADGVGVVLISSELPELLGMTDRIAVFHEGHQTALLETKRTSQEEIMHFASGYAHA from the coding sequence ATGCATTCCGAATTGCCCCGCGATGCGGCCGAATGCCGGGATCACGCTGACGGAGCGATACTCAGGCTGGAGGGTATCGGCAAGCGTTTTCCGGGCGTTGTCGCTCTGGAAGGCATTCATCTCGATCTGCGCTGTGGCGAGGTCCACGCCATCTGCGGCGAAAACGGCGCCGGAAAATCCACGCTGATGAAAATCATCAGTGGCCAGTACCAGCCGGACGAAGGCGTCATTCACTATCGCGGCGAGCCGACCCGCTTCGCATCGACGTCCCATGCACAGGCCGCGGGTATCGCGATCATCCATCAGGAGCTCAACCTCGTACCGCACCTGACGGTCGCGGAAAATCTGTACCTCGCACGCGAACCCAAGCGCGGACCGTTTGTAGACTCGCGCAAGCTAAACGCCGATGCGGCCCGCTGCCTGGCACGTGTCGGCCTCAACGTGTCGCCGGCGACGCCGCTCGGCGCACTGTCAATCGCCCAGCAGCAGATGGTCGAGATCGCCAAGGCGCTGTCGCTCGATGCGCATGTGCTGATCATGGACGAGCCGACGTCGTCGCTGACGGAATCGGAAACGGTCCAGCTTTTTCGCATCATCAAGGAATTGCGGGCAGCAGGTAGGGCAATCCTCTATATCTCGCACCGCCTCGACGAAATGGCTCACATCGTCGATCGCGTGACCGTTCTGCGGGATGGCCGCCACATCTCGACCGACGACTTTTCGGCACTAAGCGTGAATGACATCGTCGCGCGCATGGTTGGGCGCTCTCTGGACGATGCGTATCCGCCGCGTCAGTCGAAGCCGTCCGACGTCGTACTGCTCAGCGTGCGCAACCTCAGGCGCGATGGAGTATTCGGCCCCGTCTCATTCGACCTGCGCCGGGGAGAGATCCTCGGCTTCGCGGGCCTCATGGGAGCAGGGCGCACAGAGATAGCACGCGCGATATTCGGCGCCGACAGGCTCGACGACGGGACCATCGCGCTGCACGGCCAGATGGTGACGATACGCTCGCCGCGCGAAGCGATCCGTCATGGCATTGCATACCTGTCGGAAGACCGCAAGCAGGACGGGCTCGCTCTCTCGATGTCCGTCGCTGCGAACATCACGCTGGCGAATGTGCGAGGCGTTTCATCGCGCAGCGGCTTTCTGCGGTTTGGCGAAGAGGCCGCGATCGCGCGGCGTTATGTGCAGGACCTGGCCATTCGCACACCATCCGTCGACCAGGTCGTGCGCAATCTCTCGGGCGGTAACCAGCAGAAGGTCGTCATCGGCAAGTGGCTCTACCGCGGATCCAAAATCCTCTTCTTCGACGAACCTACGCGCGGTATCGACGTGGGTGCGAAGTTTGCCATTTACGGCCTGATGGATCGCCTTGCGGCAGACGGCGTCGGTGTCGTACTGATCAGTTCGGAGTTGCCGGAACTGCTTGGAATGACGGATCGGATAGCCGTATTCCACGAGGGACATCAGACGGCGCTTCTCGAGACGAAGCGCACCAGTCAGGAGGAAATCATGCACTTTGCTTCGGGGTACGCACATGCTTGA
- a CDS encoding ABC transporter permease, translated as MLEITSDRTGEAVDRTAARRRRRDLIQKFAALGSLVALVIAFSITSGAFFSVGNMMTVSLQVTSIAYLGVAATCVIITGGIDLSVGSVLALAGVTAALLVKSGVPVPVAMLGGVLVGAVCGLVNGICVTQMGLPPFIATLGMMLVARGLALQITGARPVSDLGDAFGALGNGALFRISHIGPDGFPDTTFPGIPYPVVIMVVLFVAGSILLSKTSLGRHIYAVGSNAEAARLSGVNVRGVTLFTYVLSGVLAGVTGCVLMSRLVTGQPNEGVMYELDAIASAVIGGTSLMGGVGTISGTAIGAFVIGVLRNGLNMNGVSSFIQQIIIGLVILGTVWIDRMRSRK; from the coding sequence ATGCTTGAAATCACATCCGATCGAACCGGGGAGGCCGTCGACCGCACCGCGGCACGCAGGCGTCGCCGCGATCTCATCCAGAAGTTTGCGGCACTTGGCAGTCTGGTAGCTCTCGTCATCGCGTTCTCGATAACGAGCGGGGCGTTTTTCTCGGTCGGCAACATGATGACGGTCAGCCTGCAGGTGACCTCCATCGCCTATCTTGGTGTCGCAGCAACCTGCGTGATTATCACGGGTGGCATCGATCTTTCTGTAGGTTCCGTGCTTGCCCTCGCGGGGGTCACGGCGGCGCTTCTGGTGAAGTCCGGCGTGCCCGTTCCCGTCGCGATGCTCGGCGGTGTTCTCGTTGGAGCGGTGTGCGGCCTGGTGAACGGAATCTGCGTGACACAGATGGGCTTGCCGCCGTTCATTGCGACGCTGGGCATGATGCTCGTCGCGCGAGGCCTTGCGCTGCAGATTACGGGCGCTCGTCCTGTCTCGGACCTGGGTGATGCGTTCGGCGCGCTCGGTAACGGCGCGCTGTTCCGCATCTCCCACATCGGTCCCGATGGCTTCCCGGACACCACATTTCCCGGCATTCCGTATCCCGTTGTGATCATGGTCGTGTTGTTCGTTGCGGGGTCGATCCTCCTTTCGAAAACGTCGCTCGGCCGTCACATCTATGCGGTTGGCTCGAATGCGGAAGCAGCGCGTCTGTCTGGCGTCAACGTCCGGGGCGTCACGCTCTTCACCTATGTGCTTTCGGGCGTCCTCGCGGGCGTCACAGGATGTGTCCTGATGTCGCGGCTCGTGACGGGACAGCCAAACGAAGGCGTCATGTACGAACTCGACGCCATCGCAAGCGCGGTAATCGGCGGGACGTCGCTGATGGGCGGTGTGGGAACGATATCCGGCACGGCCATCGGTGCATTCGTGATCGGCGTTCTTCGCAACGGTCTGAACATGAACGGAGTATCCAGCTTTATCCAGCAGATCATTATCGGATTGGTGATTCTCGGTACGGTGTGGATCGACCGGATGCGAAGCCGCAAGTAG